ATCTTCACGACGTATTCGCTGCGCACGCGATCGGCAGCGGCGAAGCTCTCGGCGCGATCCGGATCGAATACCACTTGGGCCAGACCATCACGATCACGGATATCGAGGAAAATCACCCCGCCGTGGTCGCGACGACGGTGAACCCATCCGCAAAGGGTAATTTCCTGGCCTTCCAGGCTTTCGTTCAGTTGGCCGCAATAGTGGCTGCGCATCATGGTCGTGGTTCGCTTCTCGTAATTCGAAAAATTCGGTGGAGCTCCCGTTGCTTTTCAAGCAATGCGGAAACTCACGCGTGTCGTTCAACCTGGGGTTGAACCCTAGTCAGATTTGTCGCCACCGGCCAGGTTCTTCTTGGCTCCGGTCTTGAAATCGGTTTCGTACCAACCGCCGCCACTGAGGCGAAAGCCTGGCATCGACAGTTGCTTCTTGAGCTCTGGCGCCTGACAGGCAGGGCAGTCGACCAGCGGGGCCTCGCTGATCTTTTGAATGGCTTCCAACTGATGACCACAGGAAGCACATTGATAATCGTACATCGGCATGGGGGTGTCTCGGCGATCAGATTGCCACCGCGCGCAGGGCTTTGCGGCGAAAGAGCGGGATTATATCGATTAAATGCGGCCTGTGCAGCCGTAAGACTGCACAGGCCGCGACCTCGTTTGCAACCGCCGCTTCAGCGCGATTCGGCAGGTGTAGCTTGCTTGACGCCGTTCATGACACACACCACCCGCACCAGCGCGCTGAAATTTCTCACCCCGCCGTGACGCAAATGCACTTCACGGTCGACATGGGACAACAGCGAGCTGATCGAACAGCAGTTGTCTGCGGCCATATCGCCGAGGATGTCCCAGTAGACCCGCTCCAGCCGCAGGCAGGTCGCATAACCGTTCAGACGCACGGATCGTGACGATGGCTGAACCAGTGCCATGTCGAATTCGTTGACGAACGGATCGACTTTCAATTCATGTGGCAAGCCGACAATCCTGTCGCCTCGCCTGTCTCCCTCTACCATATCGGTGACACTCCTTTGCCATCTCTGCTTGTTTGAAAAGTCACATCCTGTGGCTTTCATAAAAGCGCAGACACAAAGTTATAGCCAGACGACTTATTGACCATCTCCGTAGGATAAGCCAACGATACAGGTAAGATTCCGGACAGCGCGCAGTCCTTCGAATGCTGGCCTGCGCGTCCGCAGGATTATGCTTCCAGCAACGCGCGCAGCATCCACGCAGTTTTCTCGTGAACCTGCATGCGCTGGGTCAACAGGTCTGCTGTCGGCTCATCGCTGACCTTG
This region of Pseudomonas sp. R84 genomic DNA includes:
- a CDS encoding zinc ribbon domain-containing protein; translated protein: MPMYDYQCASCGHQLEAIQKISEAPLVDCPACQAPELKKQLSMPGFRLSGGGWYETDFKTGAKKNLAGGDKSD
- a CDS encoding ribbon-helix-helix domain-containing protein gives rise to the protein MVEGDRRGDRIVGLPHELKVDPFVNEFDMALVQPSSRSVRLNGYATCLRLERVYWDILGDMAADNCCSISSLLSHVDREVHLRHGGVRNFSALVRVVCVMNGVKQATPAESR